A portion of the Carya illinoinensis cultivar Pawnee chromosome 11, C.illinoinensisPawnee_v1, whole genome shotgun sequence genome contains these proteins:
- the LOC122281392 gene encoding sodium/calcium exchanger NCL-like, with amino-acid sequence MSAKHLTLSFLLFFFLILSCDPSYGRFITQRTYSSLSSDLVSDGVQQLRGPPYLALNRSSYFSAESTCDQTYGFLPCTTTVLGNIFLIVVYGSLMFLSATYLSNGSELLLDILGPGIVGGLFLPILGALPDAILILVSGLSGSTATAQSQVSVGMGLLAGSTIMLLTIIWGTCVIVGKCDLVDSVAQDAKDTKGFNLTESGVSTDIWTSYTARIMVVSVIPFLIVQILQALGSTSGRHLAVLIALIVSLLLLISYCLYQVLQPGIQRRKISYVKHKRVILGLLRHLKDRAVGRLLSDNGEPNEEGIKKLFSVVDIDGDGKISYSELRALLVGIRFEAIDLKKDNAVDKLMRDFDSSQDGQIDEREFVNCISKWLKRAMRIRTPSSGHGSRTLGFLNAFHQDTDKEQDLLDVGDESDEESEDAGGSRWTSIKAVLLLLLGTVIAAAVADPLVDAVDNFSDATGIPAFFISFIVLPMATNSTEAVSAIIFASRDKRQTASLTYSELYGAATMNNVLCLSVFLALVYVRGLTWEFSSEVLVIVIVCLVVGGFASFRTHFPLWTALVAFPLYPFSLALIYVLDYVLGWA; translated from the exons ATGTCGGCCAAGCATCTAACCCTCtccttcctcctcttcttcttcctgatCTTATCATGCGATCCCTCCTATGGCCGCTTCATCACCCAACGTACGTACTCATCTTTATCTTCTGATCTAGTTTCCGATGGGGTCCAGCAGCTCCGTGGACCGCCCTACCTCGCTCTCAACCGGTCCTCTTACTTCTCTGCCGAGTCCACTTGCGATCAGACCTACGGGTTCTTGCCGTGCACCACCACCGTCCTTGGAAACATCTTCCTCATCGTCGTCTATGGCTCACTCATGTTCCTCTCCGCCACCTATTTGTCCAACGGCAGCGAGCTCTTGTTGGATATTCTTGGCCCTGGTATTGTCGGCGGGTTGTTCCTTCCAATCCTCGGCGCCCTTCCGGATGCCATACTTATTC TGGTATCCGGTCTTTCAGGAAGCACAGCAACTGCTCAAAGTCAAGTTTCTGTTGGTATGGGCTTGCTAGCTGGTTCAACTATTATGCTTCTTACAATCATATGGGGAACATGCGTTATTGTTGGCAAGTGCGATCTCGTTGATTCAGTTGCACAAGATGCAAAAGATACAAAAGGGTTTAACTTGACTG AATCGGGTGTTAGTACTGATATCTGGACTAGCTATACTGCAAGGATTATGGTAGTTTCTGTCATCCCATTTTTAATCGTTCAAATACTACAAGCTCTCGGTTCAACGTCGGGGAGGCACTTGGCAGTCCTGATTGCGCTTATTGTCTCTCTCCTACTATTGATTTCCTATTGTCTTTATCAA GTCCTTCAACCGGGGATCCAGAGACGGAAAATATCTTATGTGAAGCACAAGCGTGTTATATTAGGACTTCTAAGGCATCTAAAAGATCGGGCAGTGGGGAGGCTGCTAAGTGATAATGGTGAACCTAATGAGGAAGgcattaaaaa GTTGTTTTCTGTAGTAGACATAGATGGAGATGGAAAAATTTCATATAGTGAATTGAGAGCATTGCTTGTTGGAATTCGATTTGAAGCGATTGACCTTAAAAAGGATAATGCTGTAGATAAATTAATGAGAGATTTTGATTCATCCCAAGATGGTCAGATTGACGAGAGAGAGTTTGTCAATTGCATTTCTAAATGGCTGAAGAGGGCAATGCGTATACGGACTCCCTCTAGTGGTCATGGTTCTCGCACGCTTGGGTTTTTAAATGCCTTTCACCAG GACACAGATAAAGAGCAAGATTTGTTGGATGTGGGTGATGAAAGCGATGAAGAATCTGAGGATGCTGGGGGTTCCAGGTGGACATCTATCAAAGCAGTGCTATTGTTGTTGCTGGGAACTGTCATTGCTGCCGCAGTTGCTGACCCCTTGGTAGATGCTGTTGATAACTTTTCTGATGCCACCGGTATTCCTGCTTTCTTCATCTCCTTCATCGTGCTGCCTATGGCTACCAACTCTACCGAAGCTGTGTCGGCAATTATATTTGCTAGTCGTGACAAACGTCAAACTGCCTCATTGACATATTCTGAG CTATATGGGGCAGCAACAATGAATAATGTCCTCTGCCTCTCAGTGTTCTTAGCCCTTGTTTACGTTAGGGGATTGACATGGGAGTTCTCATCCGAAGTACTGGTTATTGTTATTGTCTGCCTTGTAGTGGGTGGCTTCGCCAGCTTCCGCACCCATTTCCCTCTCTGGACAGCTCTTGTAGCTTTCCCACTTTACCCATTCTCCCTTGCCCTGATCTATGTTCTTGACTATGTTTTGGGCTGGGCATAA